The proteins below come from a single Paramormyrops kingsleyae isolate MSU_618 chromosome 25, PKINGS_0.4, whole genome shotgun sequence genomic window:
- the prss12 gene encoding neurotrypsin isoform X2 yields the protein MSASFLVAVIVLVFNGNRCYGSDPSSFILPFTDCIQSKGKAGYYQGSIDVTESGGKCMNWSEVAGIKDRYPGKGLGDHNFCRNPDGRIRPWCFVRNSRGRIDWGYCDCKQGSVRLQGGRSKLEGTVEVYLNGVWGAICSDDWGDEDAAVVCRQLGHGFKGRARQGPLSRLNLALVHWRSVHCRGHEDNLLQCPATSWNGGECTKKQAAAVTCLPQEAATFVPVRLSGGGSGYEGRVEVYHAGQWGTVCDDQWDDADAEVVCRQLGFGGTAQAWGQAYYGEGSGKVLLDEVQCSGNELSIEQCPKRPWGEHNCEHREDAGVSCMPTADGSLRLVNGSAPHRGRLEVHYRGQWGTVCDDGWTDSNTQVACRQLGFRHGEGGAGQQFGEGVGPILLDDISCTGKEPALVHCGRREWGKHDCTHSEDISISCSPQRLAHGIPPSLPLRLVGGENPKEGRVEVLIDGQWGTICDDGWTDQDADVVCRQLGYTGLAKARTMAYFGEGQGAIHVDNVKCTGAERSLGDCIKEPAGSHNCRHSEDAGVICDYGQSGNAATSQDPARPACGIRLVRPRQKRIIGGENSLRGGWPWQAAIRLRGSPGDGRLVCGATLVSSCWILTSAHCFKRYGNSTKTYKVRVGDYHILVPEEYETEYAVEEIIPHPSYEVHSNDYDLALVRLSGREGRCVTFSRHVLPACLPGRREKAARTSSSCYITGWGDTGRAYSKTLQQAAVSQLHKRHCEAHYPGQFTARMLCAGNTPSEPWVDSCRGDSGGPLVCERTGGRWVLYGVTSWGYSCRLQNSPGVYTKVSAFVPWIRRLTGL from the exons ATGAGCGCAAGTTTCCTTGTCGCGGTTATTGTGCTGGTCTTCAACGGCAATCGCTGTTACGGCAGCGATCCTTCCTCATTCATTCTCCCTTTTACGGACTGCATCCAGAGCAAGGGCAAGGCGGGTTACTACCAGGGATCGATAGATGTAACCGAGTCTGGGGGAAAGTGCATGAACTGGAGCGAAGTCGCGGGCATCAAGGACAGGTATccgggaaagggactgggagaCCACAATTTCTGCAGAAATCCCGATGGAAGGATCAGACCGTGGTGTTTTGTCAGGAACAGCAGAGGGAGAATAGACTGGGGCTACTGTGACTGCAAGCAAG GGTCGGTGCGTCTGCAAGGCGGCCGCAGCAAGCTGGAAGGCACGGTGGAGGTGTACCTAAACGGCGTGTGGGGCGCGATCTGCAGCGACGACTGGGGGGACGAGGACGCGGCCGTGGTCTGTCGCCAGCTGGGCCACGG GTTCAAGGGGCGAGCACGGCAAGGACCCCTTTCCCGGCTGAACCTCGCCTTGGTTCACTGGCGTTCGGTGCACTGCAGGGGACACGAGGACAACCTGCTGCAGTGTCCTGCCACCAGCTGGAACGGGGGGGAATGCACCAAGAAGCAAGCTGCCGCTGTGACCTGCCTCCCCCAGGAAG CTGCCACGTTTGTGCCCGTGCGCCTGTCCGGCGGCGGTTCCGGGTACGAGGGCAGGGTGGAGGTATACCACGCCGGCCAGTGGGGCACCGTGTGTGATGACCAGTGGGACGACGCCGACGCGGAGGTGGTGTGCAGGCAGCTGGGCTTTGG TGGGACCGCGCAGGCCTGGGGCCAGGCCTACTACGGGGAAGGTTCCGGAAAGGTGCTGCTGGATGAGGTACAGTGCTCTGGCAACGAGCTGTCCATCGAGCAGTGCCCCAAGCGTCCGTGGGGGGAGCACAACTGCGAGCACCGGGAGGATGCAGGGGTGTCCTGTATGCCGACAGCGG acgGCTCCTTGAGGCTGGTGAACGGGTCGGCGCCCCACCGAGGGCGTCTGGAGGTGCACTACAGGGGTCAGTGGGGCACGGTGTGCGATGACGGCTGGACAGACTCAAACACGCAGGTGGCCTGCAGGCAGCTAGGCTTCAG GCACGGCGAGGGAGGAGCGGGGCAGCAGTTCGGGGAGGGCGTGGGTCCCATCCTGCTCGATGACATCAGCTGCACGGGGAAGGAGCCGGCACTCGTGCACTGCGGTCGCCGCGAGTGGGGGAAGCACGACTGCACCCACAGTGAGGACATCTCCATCTCCTGCAGTCCCCAGCGCCTGGCCCACGGCATCCCGCCCA GTTTGCCCCTCCGGCTGGTGGGTGGAGAGAATCCGAAGGAGGGCCGGGTGGAGGTGCTGATCGACGGACAGTGGGGCACCATCTGCGATGATGGATGGACCGACCAAGATGCAGATGTGGTGTGCCGGCAGCTCGGTTACAC TGGCCTAGCCAAAGCGAGGACCATGGCCTACTTCGGGGAAGGTCAAGGGGCCATCCACGTGGACAACGTGAAATGCACGGGGGCCGAGCGGTCGCTGGGGGACTGCATCAAGGAGCCGGCGGGCTCGCACAACTGCCGCCACAGCGAGGACGCGGGAGTCATCTGCGACTACGGCCAGAGCGGCAACGCAGCCACTAGCCAAG ACCCTGCGCGCCCAGCGTGCGGAATCCGCCTTGTGCGGCCGCGGCAGAAAAGAATTATCGGTGGGGAGAATTCCTTAAG GGGCGGCTGGCCCTGGCAGGCCGCCATCCGGCTGCGTGGTTCCCCGGGTGACGGGCGTCTGGTGTGCGGGGCGACACTGGTCAGCAGCTGCTGGATCCTCACCTCAGCCCACTGCTTCAAGAG GTATGGGAACAGCACAAAGACGTACAAAGTCAGAGTGGGCGACTACCACATCCTGGTGCCGGAGGAGTACGAGACAGAATACGCCGTGGAGGAGATCATCCCCCACCCCAGCTACGAGGTCCATAGTAACGACTACGACCTGGCGCTGGTGAGGCTATCTGGGCGGGAGGGTCGCTGTGTGACCTTCAGTCGCCACGTCCTGCCGGCCTGCCTGCCCGGACGCAGGGAGAAGGCGGCCCGGACCTCCTCCAGCTGTTACATCACTGGCTGGGGCGACACAG GACGGGCATACTCTAAGACTCTGCAGCAAGCCGCCGTCTCCCAGCTCCACAAACGCCACTGCGAGGCCCACTACCCGGGCCAGTTCACCGCCCGGATGCTGTGTGCCGGCAACACGCCGTCTGAGCCCTGGGTGGACAGCTGCCGGGGGGACAGCGGGGGCCCACTGGTGTGCGAGCGGACTGGAGGCCGCTGGGTGCTCTACGGGGTCACGTCCTGGGGCTACTCGTGTCGACTGCAGAACTCGCCCGGCGTCTACACCAAGGTGTCTGCCTTCGTGCCCTGGATCCGCCGCCTGACGGGGCTGTGA
- the prss12 gene encoding neurotrypsin isoform X1 — MSASFLVAVIVLVFNGNRCYGSDPSSFILPFTDCIQSKGKAGYYQGSIDVTESGGKCMNWSEVAGIKDRYPGKGLGDHNFCRNPDGRIRPWCFVRNSRGRIDWGYCDCKQGSVRLQGGRSKLEGTVEVYLNGVWGAICSDDWGDEDAAVVCRQLGHGFKGRARQGPLSRLNLALVHWRSVHCRGHEDNLLQCPATSWNGGECTKKQAAAVTCLPQEAATFVPVRLSGGGSGYEGRVEVYHAGQWGTVCDDQWDDADAEVVCRQLGFGGTAQAWGQAYYGEGSGKVLLDEVQCSGNELSIEQCPKRPWGEHNCEHREDAGVSCMPTAGRNRNIDGSLRLVNGSAPHRGRLEVHYRGQWGTVCDDGWTDSNTQVACRQLGFRHGEGGAGQQFGEGVGPILLDDISCTGKEPALVHCGRREWGKHDCTHSEDISISCSPQRLAHGIPPSLPLRLVGGENPKEGRVEVLIDGQWGTICDDGWTDQDADVVCRQLGYTGLAKARTMAYFGEGQGAIHVDNVKCTGAERSLGDCIKEPAGSHNCRHSEDAGVICDYGQSGNAATSQDPARPACGIRLVRPRQKRIIGGENSLRGGWPWQAAIRLRGSPGDGRLVCGATLVSSCWILTSAHCFKRYGNSTKTYKVRVGDYHILVPEEYETEYAVEEIIPHPSYEVHSNDYDLALVRLSGREGRCVTFSRHVLPACLPGRREKAARTSSSCYITGWGDTGRAYSKTLQQAAVSQLHKRHCEAHYPGQFTARMLCAGNTPSEPWVDSCRGDSGGPLVCERTGGRWVLYGVTSWGYSCRLQNSPGVYTKVSAFVPWIRRLTGL; from the exons ATGAGCGCAAGTTTCCTTGTCGCGGTTATTGTGCTGGTCTTCAACGGCAATCGCTGTTACGGCAGCGATCCTTCCTCATTCATTCTCCCTTTTACGGACTGCATCCAGAGCAAGGGCAAGGCGGGTTACTACCAGGGATCGATAGATGTAACCGAGTCTGGGGGAAAGTGCATGAACTGGAGCGAAGTCGCGGGCATCAAGGACAGGTATccgggaaagggactgggagaCCACAATTTCTGCAGAAATCCCGATGGAAGGATCAGACCGTGGTGTTTTGTCAGGAACAGCAGAGGGAGAATAGACTGGGGCTACTGTGACTGCAAGCAAG GGTCGGTGCGTCTGCAAGGCGGCCGCAGCAAGCTGGAAGGCACGGTGGAGGTGTACCTAAACGGCGTGTGGGGCGCGATCTGCAGCGACGACTGGGGGGACGAGGACGCGGCCGTGGTCTGTCGCCAGCTGGGCCACGG GTTCAAGGGGCGAGCACGGCAAGGACCCCTTTCCCGGCTGAACCTCGCCTTGGTTCACTGGCGTTCGGTGCACTGCAGGGGACACGAGGACAACCTGCTGCAGTGTCCTGCCACCAGCTGGAACGGGGGGGAATGCACCAAGAAGCAAGCTGCCGCTGTGACCTGCCTCCCCCAGGAAG CTGCCACGTTTGTGCCCGTGCGCCTGTCCGGCGGCGGTTCCGGGTACGAGGGCAGGGTGGAGGTATACCACGCCGGCCAGTGGGGCACCGTGTGTGATGACCAGTGGGACGACGCCGACGCGGAGGTGGTGTGCAGGCAGCTGGGCTTTGG TGGGACCGCGCAGGCCTGGGGCCAGGCCTACTACGGGGAAGGTTCCGGAAAGGTGCTGCTGGATGAGGTACAGTGCTCTGGCAACGAGCTGTCCATCGAGCAGTGCCCCAAGCGTCCGTGGGGGGAGCACAACTGCGAGCACCGGGAGGATGCAGGGGTGTCCTGTATGCCGACAGCGGGTAGGAACAGGAACATCG acgGCTCCTTGAGGCTGGTGAACGGGTCGGCGCCCCACCGAGGGCGTCTGGAGGTGCACTACAGGGGTCAGTGGGGCACGGTGTGCGATGACGGCTGGACAGACTCAAACACGCAGGTGGCCTGCAGGCAGCTAGGCTTCAG GCACGGCGAGGGAGGAGCGGGGCAGCAGTTCGGGGAGGGCGTGGGTCCCATCCTGCTCGATGACATCAGCTGCACGGGGAAGGAGCCGGCACTCGTGCACTGCGGTCGCCGCGAGTGGGGGAAGCACGACTGCACCCACAGTGAGGACATCTCCATCTCCTGCAGTCCCCAGCGCCTGGCCCACGGCATCCCGCCCA GTTTGCCCCTCCGGCTGGTGGGTGGAGAGAATCCGAAGGAGGGCCGGGTGGAGGTGCTGATCGACGGACAGTGGGGCACCATCTGCGATGATGGATGGACCGACCAAGATGCAGATGTGGTGTGCCGGCAGCTCGGTTACAC TGGCCTAGCCAAAGCGAGGACCATGGCCTACTTCGGGGAAGGTCAAGGGGCCATCCACGTGGACAACGTGAAATGCACGGGGGCCGAGCGGTCGCTGGGGGACTGCATCAAGGAGCCGGCGGGCTCGCACAACTGCCGCCACAGCGAGGACGCGGGAGTCATCTGCGACTACGGCCAGAGCGGCAACGCAGCCACTAGCCAAG ACCCTGCGCGCCCAGCGTGCGGAATCCGCCTTGTGCGGCCGCGGCAGAAAAGAATTATCGGTGGGGAGAATTCCTTAAG GGGCGGCTGGCCCTGGCAGGCCGCCATCCGGCTGCGTGGTTCCCCGGGTGACGGGCGTCTGGTGTGCGGGGCGACACTGGTCAGCAGCTGCTGGATCCTCACCTCAGCCCACTGCTTCAAGAG GTATGGGAACAGCACAAAGACGTACAAAGTCAGAGTGGGCGACTACCACATCCTGGTGCCGGAGGAGTACGAGACAGAATACGCCGTGGAGGAGATCATCCCCCACCCCAGCTACGAGGTCCATAGTAACGACTACGACCTGGCGCTGGTGAGGCTATCTGGGCGGGAGGGTCGCTGTGTGACCTTCAGTCGCCACGTCCTGCCGGCCTGCCTGCCCGGACGCAGGGAGAAGGCGGCCCGGACCTCCTCCAGCTGTTACATCACTGGCTGGGGCGACACAG GACGGGCATACTCTAAGACTCTGCAGCAAGCCGCCGTCTCCCAGCTCCACAAACGCCACTGCGAGGCCCACTACCCGGGCCAGTTCACCGCCCGGATGCTGTGTGCCGGCAACACGCCGTCTGAGCCCTGGGTGGACAGCTGCCGGGGGGACAGCGGGGGCCCACTGGTGTGCGAGCGGACTGGAGGCCGCTGGGTGCTCTACGGGGTCACGTCCTGGGGCTACTCGTGTCGACTGCAGAACTCGCCCGGCGTCTACACCAAGGTGTCTGCCTTCGTGCCCTGGATCCGCCGCCTGACGGGGCTGTGA